One Pyrus communis chromosome 13, drPyrComm1.1, whole genome shotgun sequence genomic window carries:
- the LOC137712045 gene encoding beta-glucosidase 24-like, with amino-acid sequence MEGSAKEAGRGPSVWDYYVEKFPERIADHTNMFTAIDSYKRYKEEVKGLKDLGVDFHRFSISWTRILPKGTLSGGVNQEGIDHYNNFIDELIKNDITPFVTILHFDPPQALTDKYGGILNRSFVKDFKDYSKLCFKLYGDRVKNWITINEPWIMAKMGYDKGVGPPGRCSVQTVFPCTNGGNSATEPYIVSHHLLLAHASAVKLYRKKFQEKQGGQIGICLVGQFVKPYSSSVEDKAAAKRIIDFELGWFMEPLVYGSYPKSMRRFVKDRLPHFTEKEEKMIKGSLDFVGINYYSTRYGRNNPADPQTPISYSNDPLALASITNANGTQIGPQAGGSRFVYSYPQGLQQLLKFMKKKYRHPKIYIAENGITEAKDDKLRLSDALKDPHRIQSILRHLYWIKKAIKSGVNVKGYFHYTLSDNFEWGEGYIPRFGLYYVDYKDNLKRIPKESAKWLPKFLKGEA; translated from the exons ATGGAAGGATCTGCAAAAGAAGCAGGAAGAGGACCAAGTGTTTGGGACTACTACGTTGAGAAATTCCcag AACGGATTGCAGACCACACGAACATGTTTACAGCCATCGATTCATACAAGCGATACAAA GAAGAAGTGAAGGGTCTCAAGGACCTTGGAGTTGATTTTCACAGATTTTCCATCTCTTGGACCAGGATTCTTCCTA AGGGAACCTTGAGTGGTGGAGTAAACCAAGAGGGTATCGATCACTACAACAACTTCATCGATGAACTAATCAAGAATG ACATCACACCATTTGTGACGATACTGCACTTTGATCCACCACAAGCTTTGACAGACAAGTACGGCGGCATTCTCAATCGCTCCTTCGT gaaagattTCAAGGATTACagtaaactttgttttaaactttatggAGATAGGGTGAAAAATTGGATTACAATCAACGAGCCATGGATTATGGCGAAGATGGGGTACGACAAAGGCGTTGGTCCACCCGGCAGGTGTTCAGTTCAAACTGTATTTCCGTGCACAAATGGTGGTAATTCAGCCACAGAACCTTACATTGTGTCACACCACCTTCTCCTCGCCCATGCTTCCGCCGTTAAGCTTTACCGAAAGAAATTTCAG gaAAAGCAAGGCGGACAAATTGGAATTTGTCTAGTAGGGCAATTTGTCAAGCCTTATTCGAGTTCGGTAGAAGACAAAGCTGCAGCAAAAAGAATAATAGACTTTGAACTTGGATG GTTCATGGAACCATTAGTATATGGATCTTATCCAAAGAGTATGAGACGATTTGTCAAGGACAGGCTACCACATTTCACTGAGAAAGAGGAGAAGATGATCAAGGGATCCTTAGATTTTGTCGGCATCAACTATTACAGCACGAGATATGGTAGAAACAACCCAGCAGATCCACAAACACCAATCTCCTATAGCAATGATCCTTTAGCTTTGGCGTCGATTACTA ATGCAAATGGAACCCAAATTGGTCCTCAG GCTGGAGGCAGTCGGTTCGTCTACAGTTACCCTCAAGGCCTACAACAACTTCTAAAGTTTATGAAAAAGAAGTACCGGCACCCTAAAATCTACATTGCTGAAAATGGAATAACTGAGGCAAAGGACGATAAACTAAGACTTAGTGACGCACTTAAGGATCCACATAGAATTCAATCCATTCTTCGCCATTTGTACTGGATCAAGAAGGCAATAAA gaGTGGTGTGAATGTCAAAGGATATTTCCACTACACTTTATCTGATAATTTTGAATGGGGAGAAGGCTATATCCCAAGATTTGGGCTTTACTATGTCGACTACAAAGACAATCTCAAGCGTATTCCAAAAGAGTCTGCTAAGTGGCTCCCTAAGTTCCTAAAGGGCGAGGCTTGA